One Rosa chinensis cultivar Old Blush chromosome 3, RchiOBHm-V2, whole genome shotgun sequence DNA window includes the following coding sequences:
- the LOC112194415 gene encoding G-type lectin S-receptor-like serine/threonine-protein kinase At1g11410 isoform X3 yields the protein MVSSFLLSSFLFFLVCNQCDSSGYMSPEYAMEGLFSIKSDVYSFGVLLLEIIIGKKNAGYYHEEYSNSNLVGHVWELWKKGRAVEVIDSSIGESYLVSEVIRCIQISLLCVQEFATDRPTMSAVVSMLGNDAALPSPRRPAFLLKRTSPSGDPSSSEGANSVNDVTCTIIEAR from the exons ATGGTCTCATCCTTTCTCCTatcttcctttctctttttccttgtatgTAATCAATGTGATTCTAG TGGTTATATGTCTCCGGAATATGCAATGGAAGGACTGTTTTCAATAAAGTCTGATGTATATAGTTTTGGTGTTTTACTGCTGGAAATCATTATTGGCAAAAAGAATGCTGGTTATTACCATGAGGAGTATTCTAATTCAAATTTGGTTGGACAT GTTTGGGAGTTGTGGAAAAAAGGTAGAGCTGTGGAAGTCATTGATTCATCTATAGGTGAATCTTACCTTGTTAGTGAAGTTATAAGGTGCATTCAAATCTCACTCTTGTGTGTGCAAGAATTTGCCACTGACCGGCCAACCATGTCAGCAGTTGTTTCCATGTTAGGTAATGATGCAGCCCTTCCTTCACCAAGACGACCCGCATTTTTACTAAAGAGAACGAGTCCTAGTGGAGACCCATCCAGCAGCGAAGGAGCTAATTCAGTAAATGATGTCACATGTACAATTATAGAAGCTCGCTAA